The Onthophagus taurus isolate NC chromosome 6, IU_Otau_3.0, whole genome shotgun sequence region ATCTAAATTTCCTTTTTGAACGAAACTTTTTCCACATTGATCGCAAGTGTAATCGCGAACGCCGGTGTGAATTCGTTTGTGGACCATTAAATTAGGACGCGTTCCGAAACGTTTCGGACATTGATCACattgataacaattttttaaatcggtGGGGAGATGAGAGCGTGCATGAACTAATAAAGCAGATTGCATTCGGAAACGTTTTCCGCACGTCGAGCAACCATGGGGGCGATCATCGCCGTGTTCAAGACGATGGGAGTCTTGTTGTTTTGCTGATGAGAACCATTTGTTACAAATAtcacaacaaaattttaaataatttcgatGAACTTTAGCGTGAGCTATAAAAATactgtatttaaaataaactttgggGCAATCTGCACATGCATATCTAGGTGGTTGACCGTGAACTGTTGCGAAATGCTCGCGGATTTCATCTGCTGAACTTAACCCGGTTGCACACGTATAACATTGCCAAGGATATTCGCCCCAACCTTTAACTGTATTTAACGGCGTTATACTTCCATCttcatttttctcaaaatcttcTAAATCAGATAAAGTATCCGATTCACTTTCAGCTTtacatttacttttttttaatttaatttcctccACTTCTCCCGGTAAGTTCTCAGATATCGCCAAAAACTCAATTTCAACCGGTTTTACTTCACAATTTATTACTGTAGTCGTATTAAGCGCCTCTAGAAGCATTTGTTGTGTTCTTTGAACTTGTGCGTGAAATTCCCACGTGCTATTTACCACGTCTTTACACGAATCGCATATTGTTAAAGGTAAATTGTCTTCAATGGTTATCataacctgaaaaagtttttcaattcTCGTCGTTAATTCGACATCGTCTAAAGCTAACGTTAAATCGCCTCGAATTGAACCACAAAGCCTGCAGCGGGAATCCATAACATTCtcagttttcttttaacttttttcttttttaaatcggATTTCTACCTTTGACAGGTAACAACATACAGCGTCAATGAAAATGGCGTAAttcctaaattaaaataaccccgttttattttattgtattaactaattttatttcttttatattttctttatatttgtgttaatacacaaatttataatattttataattaaataataaataatatatttgagATGGTGAATTTTAGTGTTAAAAATTCCCCAACTTAAATCACcagattattataattttatgagaaatcattaattttaatgttttaattcaaaatttgattaatctcatcaattaaataaagctACTTATATCatcatattaattaataaacatatatcataaataattttgaataaaatattaagtttcCTACCCTGTTTGCCAACAAGTCAAATGTCACAACACATCACTTAACCTCaacattacaaaatttaattaaactgcGATGGATTCGTTGTACCATCAAACAAACGCACTTATTCAACAAAcccaagaaaaatttaaacagtTAAATCGACATGGAGGTGATCCCGAAGAAGTCGAGATTCAAATTCAAgagaaaattaatacaattaataggtaaaattaattattaattttgaataattattgtcatgtggcttaaaaaattaaattaattaaattttttttgtaatcaatgtaaaatgacccaaaaaacacgttaaaaataaaaagaaagtgcggaaaagtgaccgaaaaatcacattaaagtttcgatgtgacgtcacaagcaatgttaaccatgcatttttttattaaatcggtCAACACCTAATATACAAATTGTGTATTTTATAGCCACGCACAAAATCAATctgataaacttaaaagtaaagttattttcactaaactaaGTGAGATTACAACgtatattttcggatgaaacaCGTTGTTTTTCTTAGGCTTTTGATGCATAACAACTGACTACCTATTATTAGATAGACTCTGTGTtaatactagaattaacacagaccgaaaactagaaacattcggatttagctatctgtctctcaagatggctaaacctgaatgattctagttttaggtcttgtgttagttctagttttagtgcaataaaatatGCGATATAGttatatcttatgctaaccaGCGCTACCACCTACCGCTGCCACCAGAACTAACATTCATTTAATTGTGCGTCTTAAGAGAAGCACAagtaaacctgaatgtttctggttctaggtctagtgttagttctacttttctttcaagaaaaatatacatacTACAATCTAAcgttaaataacatttaaaactagaactaacactagacctagcaacattcgggtttctacgcacgtctctcaagatggctaaacctgaatgattctagttctaggtcttgtgttagttctagtgatagtgctagtgtaaaactagaactaacactagaactagaactatcgAGTTTAGCCATGCGTTCCATTCCCAACCCGACATTTGAGAAATTCGCACtggtttaaatgttaattaacctaACTCATTGTGGaatttttacacaaaattctgaaataaatcaGTAAATTAGGTGGATCAGAATGTAACGTTTAAAGAGGGGGGGCCCTACCTCCCTCTAAAaagatgataataataataatacatgtTTATTGATGATGAGG contains the following coding sequences:
- the LOC111424855 gene encoding gastrula zinc finger protein XlCGF57.1-like, which gives rise to MDSRCRLCGSIRGDLTLALDDVELTTRIEKLFQVMITIEDNLPLTICDSCKDVVNSTWEFHAQVQRTQQMLLEALNTTTVINCEVKPVEIEFLAISENLPGEVEEIKLKKSKCKAESESDTLSDLEDFEKNEDGSITPLNTVKGWGEYPWQCYTCATGLSSADEIREHFATVHGQPPRYACADCPKVYFKYSIFIAHAKVHRNYLKFCCDICNKWFSSAKQQDSHRLEHGDDRPHGCSTCGKRFRMQSALLVHARSHLPTDLKNCYQCDQCPKRFGTRPNLMVHKRIHTGVRDYTCDQCGKSFVQKGNLDNHLLTHTAARPYACTTCGKAFKTLVRLRKHGSVHSGLKPHRCDVCGRQFRERGTLKEHVRIHTGAMPFTCEFCGKSFRFKGVLTTHRRQHTGERPYSCLECQHHFTNWPNYNKHMKRRHGINTSVTVRKPQSIPPTGMPQRNPPGSVLAPPQLPEPVVDQTTTYYPVLGVYNLPEELLQQRL